GTCATTTGTCTCACCAGTAAACACTGTAAATCTAGTCAAAAGCTCCTTCAGAGCGTTCATGAACATTACTTTCTCGAAGATCTTCCCCAACTGCTTGCGCGATCCCATGAAATCCTTCACGTTGCCTAAATTTGAACATCTGAGTCTCTTCCAGCAGGCGATGACCCATCGTTCCTATGCGAATGAGACTCCCAGTGTGAAAAAACACAACGAACGTCTAGAGTTTCTGGGCGATGCGATTTTGACCTTTCTCTGTGGTGAATTTCTCTATAAGAAATATCCTGCACTACCGGAAGGAAAGCTGACGCCGTTGCGAGCTTCTTTGGTGGACGAAAAGCAGTTGGCTCAATTCGCGATCGCCCTAGATCTCGGCAAACACCTATTGCTAGGCAAAGGGACCGATCAAATGGGGGGACGACAAAATCCCAACCTGTTAAGTAGCGCCTTTGAGGCGTTGATTGGAGCGCATTATCTGGATTGTGATTCAGATATGAATCGGGTGCGTTGCTATGTTGAACCCTTCTTTGAATCCGTTGTGGAAAAGGTAACCGTTGATGCCCCCAATGTGAATTACAAGAGTGAGTTGCAGCATTGGGCGGCAGTCAACCATGGGGAAAACCCGGTGTACAACCTGATGCAAGCGATCGGGCCCGATCACCAAAAGCAATTTACAGTGGAGGTACAAGTGCGGGGTAAATCCTATGGACGGGGAACCGGACGCACTAA
This DNA window, taken from Alkalinema sp. FACHB-956, encodes the following:
- the rnc gene encoding ribonuclease III; the protein is MKSFTLPKFEHLSLFQQAMTHRSYANETPSVKKHNERLEFLGDAILTFLCGEFLYKKYPALPEGKLTPLRASLVDEKQLAQFAIALDLGKHLLLGKGTDQMGGRQNPNLLSSAFEALIGAHYLDCDSDMNRVRCYVEPFFESVVEKVTVDAPNVNYKSELQHWAAVNHGENPVYNLMQAIGPDHQKQFTVEVQVRGKSYGRGTGRTKQAAEKDAARDALETLELL